In Bradyrhizobium guangdongense, the sequence CTGCAGGATGCCGGCCTTCTCGACGCGGAACTCGACCGAGCCGCCCTTGGCGCCCTTCACCGCACCGGTGACGTCCATGGTCACGGTACCAATCTTCGGGTTCGGCATCAGGCCGCGCGGGCCGAGCACCTTACCGAGACGGCCGACCAGCGGCATCATGTCGGGGGTCGCAATACAACGATCGAAGTCGATCGTGCCTTCCTGCACCTTCTGAACCAGATCCTCGGCGCCGACGACGTCGGCACCCGCGGCCTTGGCTTCGTCAGCCTTGGCGCCGCGGGCGAACACGCCGACGCGGAGCGTGCGGCCGGTGCCGTTCGGCAGGGTCACGACACCGCGGACCATCTGGTCGGCGTGACGCGGATCGACGCCGAGATTGATGGCGACCTCGATGGTCTCGTCGAACTTCGCTTTCGCGCGTTCCTTGACCATCTTGATGGCTTCCGCGAGCGGGTAAAGCTTTTCGCGGTCAACACCTTCGCGGGCTTTGTTCAAACGCTTTCCGATTGCCATGACCGCTTACCCCGCAACTTCCAGACCCATCGAACGGGCGGAGCCCTCGACCATCTTCATGGCCGATTCGATGGTGTCGCAATTCAGGTCCTTCATCTTCTTCTCGGCGATTTCGCGCACCTGCGCGCGGGTCACCTTGCCGGCCTTGTCACGGCCCGGCGCCTTCGAGCCGGACTGGATCTTGGCGGCCTGCTTGAGGAAGTAGGACATCGGCGGCGTCTTCATCTCGAAGGTGAAAGAACGGTCCGCATAGATGGTGATGATCACCGGGATCGGGGTGTTCTTCTCTTCCTTCTGGGTCTGGGCGTTGAACGCCTTGCAGAACTCCATGATGTTGAGACCGCGCTGACCGAGCGCGGGACCGATCGGGGGCGAAGGATTCGCCGCACCGGCCGGGACCTGAAGCTTCAGGTATCCGGTCACTTTCTTTGCCATGTAGCACTCCTGTTGTGCCGGCAATCGCCGGCGGTTTCAGGTTCGTGGTCTGGGTCGGATGCGGCTGGCAACCGCCCTCTCCCTCCCACGGCCTCTCTTTGCGGGATGCCTGCCGGCGTCCCGCGCTACCCGGTCAGACCTTCTCGACCTGACCGAATTCCAGTTCGACCGGCGTTGCGCGGCCGAAGATCGACACCGCGACCTTTACGCGCGAGCGTGCCTCGTCGATTTCCTCGACCACACCCGAGAACGAGGCGAACGGGCCGTCGGCCACGCGCACGTTCTCGCCGATCTCGAACGAGACCGACGCCTTCGGACGCTCCACGCCCTCCTGCACCTGGTGCAGGATGCGCATGGCCTCGTTCTCCGAGATCGGCATCGGCTTGTTCTCGGCGCCGAGGAAGCCCGTGACCTTCGGCGTGTTCTTGATCAGATGAAACGCCTCGTCGGTCAGCTTCATCTTCACCAGCACGTAACCCGGGAAGAACTTGCGCTCGGCATCGATCTTGCGGCCGCGGCGCACTTCCGTGACCTTCTCGGTCGGAACCAGTACCAGCTCGAACAGGTCCTCGAGCCCGCGCTGCTTGGCCTGCTCGCGGATCGATTCGGCGACCTTCTTCTCGAAGTTCGAATAGGCGTGGACGATGTACCAGCGCTTGTCGGACGATTGGGTTGCGGCGGCTGTTGCCATCAGTGAATGCCCAGAAGGAAGGTGATGAGGTAACGGATGATCTGGTCGGCAGCGAAGAAGAAAATCGAGGCCAGGGCGACCATCACGAACACCATGATGGTGGTGATCGTGGTCTCGCGACGGGTCGGCCAGGTGACCTTGGCGGTCTCCGAGCGCACTTCCTGCAAGAACTTGAACGGGCTGACTGCCATCGTTTGAGACGCCAATAAGGATTTCGGGGATCCGAACAGCCTGATGTGGCCCAGCCCTCTGTCTCGAAGGATGAGCCGGAAAACCGGGCTCTGATGTTCGGGAGATTTCAAAGCCGCGCCGGATATCCGCGTCTAACGGGCCGGCTGCGAGTGCCGGCTATCTACTGCGGATGGGGCCAAAGGTCAAGGATCACCGGGTGCGGCCCAGTCGGCCCTGTGTCCTCGGCAGACAGATCGGACTAGTTCGGGATCAAGGGGTTAGCCAGCAGATGCGCTGGCAGGAGTGGCAGGGCTCGAACCTGCGACCCCCGGTTTTGGAGACCGGTGCTCTACCAATTGAGCTACACTCCTACGGACCCTCGCGTCGCCGCTCCAGGATCAGGCGCGCTTTCAAGCACAGGGGACGGCCGGATTGCAAGGCCGGATTGCAAGGGTGAGGCGCGCTGGCTTCGCTTGTGAGTGCCGCGGCTTCTGGGTCACAGTCTAACTCCGACAATAATGTGCCCCCGGGAGTGAAACATATGACCGCCACAGCCGCCTCTCACCTCTCGACCGCGCCGAAAACCCCGCCTCTGCCCGATGCCAAGCCGGAAACGCTGGGCCTGTCGCGCCCCCGCCTCCAGGCGATGTCGGATGCGTTCAAGCGCGAAATCGACAAGGGAACCGTGCCTGGCGTGACCGTGCTGGTGGCTCGACGCGGCCAGGTCGGCTGGTTCGAGGCGCTCGGCAAGCAGAGCCCGGCGGGGGCGGCGCCGATGGCGCTTGATTCGATCTTCCGGATCTTCTCGATGACCAAGCCGATCGTCTCGGTCGGCATCATGGCGCTGGTCGAGGACGGCCACCTGCTTCTCGGCGATCCCGTGGCCAAATTCATCCCGGAGTTCGCCAATCAGAAGGTCGGCGTGGTCAGCGGCGGCAAGCTGGAACTGGTTGCACCCAAGCGGCCGATGACGGTGCAGGACCTGCTCCGCCACACCTCGGGGCTCACCTATGAGCACCAGGGCGACGGCCCCGTGCACAAGCTCTACCAGGACTCCCGCGTCCGCAGCCGCAAGATCACCAATGCGGAGCATGCCGCGCTGGTGGCGAGCTTTCCGCTGGTCTGCCATCCCGGCGACGAGTTCAACTACAGCCGCTCCACAGACATCCTCGGCCGCATCATCGAGGTCGTCAGCGGCAAGTCGCTTGGCGCATTCCTGACCGAGCGCGTGCTCGCCCCGCTTCAGATGACGGAGACCGCGTTCTCGACCAGCGAGGCCAATGCTGGCAGGCTCGCCGAACCCTTCGCCGCCGATCCCTGGACCGGCGACAAGGTCGCGCTGTTCAACATGCTCGAGCAGCCGGTGATGGAGTCAGGCGGCGGCGGTCTGGTCTCGACCACGATGGACTACGCCCGCTTCTGTCTGATGCTGCGCAACGGCGGCACGCTCGAGGGCGTCAGGATCATCGGCCGCAAGACGCTGGAGCTGATGGCGTCCGATCATCTCGGACCTCACGTCGTGACCAACGGCACCCTGCTGTCGCCCGGCCACGGTTTCGGCCTCGGCTTCGCCGTCCGCCGCGAGGCCGGCATCGCACCCTTCCCCGGCAGCGTCGGCAATTACTTCTGGAGCGGCATTGCCGGCACGTTCTTCTGGATCGATCCGAAGGAAGATCTGTTCGCGGTGTTCATGAGCCAGGGCCCGGGACAACGTGACTACACGCGGACCCTGGTGCGGGATCTGGTTTACGCGGCGGTGGAGTGAGGCGGCGCCTCTTGAATTGAAGGATGGAGCGGCAAACTCGGTGCAACCTCTCCCGCTTGCGGGGGAGGTCAGCACGAAGTGCCGGGTGGGGGCTCTTCCTCTTGGGGGTTCTCGCTGTGGAGAGACCCCCTCCCCAACCCTCCCCCGCAAGCGGGAGAGGGAGCGCACCGTCAGTTGCGTGCCGCACCGCGTCCGGGACACAAGAGTCTCAACTGATCGTCGCGCCGCCGTCGATCACCATGGTCTGGCCAGTCATGAAGTCACCGGCCTTCGAGCCCAGGAACACCGCCGCGCCCGCGATCTCGTCGGGGATGCCGATGCGGAGCAGCGGCGAGCGCGCGGTCGAGGCCTTCAGGTTCTCGGGATTGTCCCACAGCGCCTTGGCGAAGTCGGTCTTGATCAGGCCGGGCGCGATGCAGTTCACGCGAATATTGTGCTTGCCGTATTCGCAGGCAAGATTGCGTGCGAGCTGCATGTCGGCAGCCTTCGAGATCGCGTAGGCACCGAGGATGGTCGAGCCCTTCAGGCCGCCGATCGAGGAGACGATGATGACCGAGCCGTCCTTGCGCTCGATCATCTGCGGCACCACCATCGAGATCAGCCAATTGTTTGCGACGATGTTGTTGTCGAGGATCTTCCTGAACTGATCGTCGGAGATGCCGGCGAGCGGACCGTAATACGGATTCGACGCGGCATTGCAGACCAGCACGTCGATCTTGCCGAAGGCGCGGTTGCTCTCGTCGACGAGGGTCTGCAGATTCTCCTTCGAGGAAATGTTGGCGGCAATCGCGACCGCGGTGCCCTTGCCGAACTTCTCGTTAATGCCCTGCGCCACCTGCTCGCAGACGTCGGCCTTGCGCGAGGAGATCACGACCTTGGCGCCGTGCTCGGCCATGCGCTCGGCGATCGCAAGCCCGATGCCGCGCGTCGATCCCGTGATGACGGCAACTTTGCCCTTCATGTCGAACAAGGTCATGTTTCTCTCCCAGATTGATGTTCGTATTGGATGTCAGCTCGCTCACGCGAGCTTCTTCACTTCCGGTCCCGCCGGCTGGTGCATCGCCGCATGCGCATCGTCGGCGATCCATGGCTGCTGGTTCACCATCGGCAACCGCCACACCGTACGCTCGGGACTCGCAAAATGATCGAGCCGCGTGATCGACACATTGTCGATGTCGAACGACAACGCCCGCTCCAGCTGGCCGTCGAGGGCGAGGCCGATCGCCGCCTTGATGGTGCCACCGTGCGCCACGGCGATGATGTCCTGCCCGGCCGCCTCATTGTTGATCCGCTCGACGGTGCGGCGCGTGCGGACATAGAGGTCCATGAAACTCTCGCCACCGGGCGCGGGCTCGTTGATATCGGCGAACCAGCTCGCGCCCACCGGGCGGCTGGCGATGAACTCGGCGCGGTTCATGCCCTGCCAACGGCCGAGATTCTGTTCGGCGAGGTCCGCTTCCCGCTTCATCGATGCGGGCCGTGGATAGCCCGCTTCCCAGATCGCTTCCGCGGTCTGGTGCGTGCGCATCAGATTGCTCGAATACCAGACCGCCTTGCGCGGCAACACCTTCGCAACGGCGTTGAACACATAGGTGTCGCTGGTGTCGCAGGCGATATCGCTTTGCCCGTAGATGTTGCCGCCGTCATTGCGCACCGGCGCATGACGAACCCACCACCAGCGTGTCGTGATCACGTTCGGCTTGTCTGCGGTTGCCATGAAGCTCTTCCATCCCGTGTGATGTCGCTGTACGTCAGGTGTGAACGTGTCTCAAGACACTTTGCCGTTTGAAATTCTGTTTGAAATTCCGTCGCGCGGCAAGCGTCGCGCGCGTACCAAAGGGAGAAACGCATGGGCCGCCTGCAAGGCAAATCCGTCATCATCACCGGCGCCGGCAGCGGCATCGGCCGCGCGGCAGCGCTCTTGTTCACCCGGGAAGGCGCCAAGCTGATCGCGGTCGATCGCACCGAGGCGGTGAACGAGACCGTCGACGAGGTGAAGAAGGCCGGCGGCATTGCCGAGGCGATGATCGCCGACGCCGGCTCCGAGAAGGACGTCATGGCGATGATCGACAAGGCGGTGAAGACGCACGGACGGCTCGACGTGATCTGGGCCAATGCCGGCATCTCCGGCGGCCTCGTTCCACTCGGCGAGCAGACCGTGGAACACTGGCAGGAAGTGCTGCGTGTCAATCTGATCGGACCATTCCTTGCGGTGAAGCACGCGATGCCGCACATGGTGAAGCAGCAGTCCGGCGCGATCGTCCTGACAGCGTCGGTCGCGGGCCTCAAGGCCGGCGCCAGCGGACATCCCTATGCCGCGAGCAAGGCCGGCGTGATCTCGCTGGTGCAGACCACCGCCTATTCGCTCACCGGCACCGGCGTGCGCATCAACGCGGTCTGTCCCGGTCTGATCGAAACAGGCATGACCAAGCCGATTTTCGATCGCGCCAAGGAGCGCGGCACCCAGGACAAGATCGGCCAGCTCAATCCGCTCAAGCGCCCCGGCCAACCGCACGAACTCGCCGCGATGGGATTGTTCCTGGCGAGCGACGAGGCATCTTATGTGAATGGCCAGGCCTTCCCGGTGGATGGCGGTCTCACGGCGTCGATGCCGTATACGGGCAAACCGGTCTGAGGCAGTCTCGTGTCCCGGACGCGCTGCAGCGTTTTTACGCTGCTGCGCAGAGCCGGGACCAAGAAAGCCACATGGATTGCTTCCCTGCGCTCGCAA encodes:
- the secE gene encoding preprotein translocase subunit SecE, which translates into the protein MAVSPFKFLQEVRSETAKVTWPTRRETTITTIMVFVMVALASIFFFAADQIIRYLITFLLGIH
- the nusG gene encoding transcription termination/antitermination protein NusG, with product MATAAATQSSDKRWYIVHAYSNFEKKVAESIREQAKQRGLEDLFELVLVPTEKVTEVRRGRKIDAERKFFPGYVLVKMKLTDEAFHLIKNTPKVTGFLGAENKPMPISENEAMRILHQVQEGVERPKASVSFEIGENVRVADGPFASFSGVVEEIDEARSRVKVAVSIFGRATPVELEFGQVEKV
- a CDS encoding SDR family NAD(P)-dependent oxidoreductase, with product MGRLQGKSVIITGAGSGIGRAAALLFTREGAKLIAVDRTEAVNETVDEVKKAGGIAEAMIADAGSEKDVMAMIDKAVKTHGRLDVIWANAGISGGLVPLGEQTVEHWQEVLRVNLIGPFLAVKHAMPHMVKQQSGAIVLTASVAGLKAGASGHPYAASKAGVISLVQTTAYSLTGTGVRINAVCPGLIETGMTKPIFDRAKERGTQDKIGQLNPLKRPGQPHELAAMGLFLASDEASYVNGQAFPVDGGLTASMPYTGKPV
- a CDS encoding SDR family NAD(P)-dependent oxidoreductase; its protein translation is MTLFDMKGKVAVITGSTRGIGLAIAERMAEHGAKVVISSRKADVCEQVAQGINEKFGKGTAVAIAANISSKENLQTLVDESNRAFGKIDVLVCNAASNPYYGPLAGISDDQFRKILDNNIVANNWLISMVVPQMIERKDGSVIIVSSIGGLKGSTILGAYAISKAADMQLARNLACEYGKHNIRVNCIAPGLIKTDFAKALWDNPENLKASTARSPLLRIGIPDEIAGAAVFLGSKAGDFMTGQTMVIDGGATIS
- the rplA gene encoding 50S ribosomal protein L1 encodes the protein MAIGKRLNKAREGVDREKLYPLAEAIKMVKERAKAKFDETIEVAINLGVDPRHADQMVRGVVTLPNGTGRTLRVGVFARGAKADEAKAAGADVVGAEDLVQKVQEGTIDFDRCIATPDMMPLVGRLGKVLGPRGLMPNPKIGTVTMDVTGAVKGAKGGSVEFRVEKAGILQAGVGKASFSEEKLVENIKALADAVSKAKPAGSKGTYIQRVAVSSTMGPGVKVEPGTILG
- a CDS encoding serine hydrolase domain-containing protein produces the protein MTATAASHLSTAPKTPPLPDAKPETLGLSRPRLQAMSDAFKREIDKGTVPGVTVLVARRGQVGWFEALGKQSPAGAAPMALDSIFRIFSMTKPIVSVGIMALVEDGHLLLGDPVAKFIPEFANQKVGVVSGGKLELVAPKRPMTVQDLLRHTSGLTYEHQGDGPVHKLYQDSRVRSRKITNAEHAALVASFPLVCHPGDEFNYSRSTDILGRIIEVVSGKSLGAFLTERVLAPLQMTETAFSTSEANAGRLAEPFAADPWTGDKVALFNMLEQPVMESGGGGLVSTTMDYARFCLMLRNGGTLEGVRIIGRKTLELMASDHLGPHVVTNGTLLSPGHGFGLGFAVRREAGIAPFPGSVGNYFWSGIAGTFFWIDPKEDLFAVFMSQGPGQRDYTRTLVRDLVYAAVE
- the rplK gene encoding 50S ribosomal protein L11, with product MAKKVTGYLKLQVPAGAANPSPPIGPALGQRGLNIMEFCKAFNAQTQKEEKNTPIPVIITIYADRSFTFEMKTPPMSYFLKQAAKIQSGSKAPGRDKAGKVTRAQVREIAEKKMKDLNCDTIESAMKMVEGSARSMGLEVAG
- a CDS encoding histidine phosphatase family protein, which produces MATADKPNVITTRWWWVRHAPVRNDGGNIYGQSDIACDTSDTYVFNAVAKVLPRKAVWYSSNLMRTHQTAEAIWEAGYPRPASMKREADLAEQNLGRWQGMNRAEFIASRPVGASWFADINEPAPGGESFMDLYVRTRRTVERINNEAAGQDIIAVAHGGTIKAAIGLALDGQLERALSFDIDNVSITRLDHFASPERTVWRLPMVNQQPWIADDAHAAMHQPAGPEVKKLA